A region of the Acidobacteriota bacterium genome:
CCACGCCGAGCGCGGCGACGATCGGCAGGGAGCTGCGCGGCGTGGCGACGGTCACGAGCCCGGCGCCCGAGCGCAACGCCCCGCTCGCCGCCAGGTGCGACGCCCCCGTCCGCCCCAGCGACCCTGCCACCACCAGGACGCGCCCGTAGTCCCCCTTGTGCGAGTCCGGCGTCCGGGGCTGCACGAGCACGCGCATCGCCTCGCGCGTGAGCAGCTCGAGCCACTGCCCTTCGAGCTCGTCGATGACCTGGCTGGGGATGCCGATGTCGGCAATCACGAGGTCCCCGGCGTGGGTCTCGGCGGGCGGCAGCACCAGCGGGACCTTCGGCGCCGCGAGCGTCACCGTCATCGACGCCTGGATCGCTTCCCCCTCGACGTCGGCCAGATCGGCCGACAGTCCGGTGGGCAGATCGATTGCTACGACCGGGATGGCCGTTCCGTTGACGTCGGCGACGACCGTCTCCATCAGCCCGCTCAACGGGCCCCGAAAGCCGGTCCCGAAGAGCGCGTCGACGATCAGGTCGTACGCCGAAATCTCGGAGAAATGCAGCTCCCACGCCTGCGCGTCCGGCACCTCGACCACCGTGATGCCCAGCCGCCCAAGAATCTCGAGATTGGTCCGCGCGTCACCGCGCACATCGGCCACGTCGCCCAGCAGGAACACGGTCGCCTCGATGCCGCGCAGGTTGAGCGTCCGCGCCACGACGAACCCGTCTCCCCCGTTGCTGCCCCGCCCGCACAGCACCGCGACCCGGCTTGCGTGCAGCTCGTCGAACGAGGCCTCCATGGCGGCCACGACCTGGCGGCCGGCGTTCTCCATCAGCACGAGCGAGGGAATCCCGATTTCCTCGATCGTCCGGCGGTCGGCTTCGCGCATTTGCTGCGCGTTGAGGATGCGCATGACGTGAGCAATAATAGCGCGTATAGGAGCACTCATGATCACGGCTGCCGTGAACATCAACGGGCGCGTGACCGACGCGCACAACGCGGCCATTTCGCCGCTCGACCACGGGTACCTGTTCGGATACGGGGTGTACGAGACCCTCCGGACGTACGACAAAGTCCCGTTTCTGTACGACCGTCACATGAGACGTCTGCGCGATTCGGCCGCGGGCATCTACGTGGCCGTCCCGGTCGATGATGCCGAAATGCTGCGGCGGATCGAAGACACGATGGCCGCCGTGCCGGGATTGCGGGAGGGATACATCCGTATCCTGCTCACCCGGGGGGTGGGGGACTTCTCCTACGACCCGAGGATGGCCCCGGAACCGACGCTCGTGCTGGTCGTGAAGAACTTTCCCGAGCCGGCGGCGGATAAATTCGAGAAAGGCATCCGCATCTCATTCGTGTCCGTGATGCGCAACCACCCCTCCACGGTCAACCCGCGCATCAAGTCGAACAATCTGCTGAACAACGCCCTCGCGATGCAGGAAGCGATGCGCAAAGGCTCGGAGGAGGCGCTCCTCAAGAACCATCGCGGCGAAATCGCCGAATGCTCGCAGTCCAACGTCTTCATCGTCAAGGACGGGCGCGCGCTGACGCCGCCGCTCGACGCCGGGCTGCTGGCGGGGATCACGCGGGAGTTCGTCTTCGAGGTCGGGCGCGAGGCCGGCATCCCGGTCGTTGAAGCCGCGATCCGCGAAGAACACGTGGTCCAGGCCGACGAAGCGTTCATCACCGGCACGACGCGCGAGCTGACACCGGTGGTGGCGATCGACGACCAGACGATCGGGACCGGGAAGCCGGGACCGATCACGAAGACACTCCTCGCCACCTTCCGCAAGATGGCAAGGAGCACCGTGGCCTCCGCGTCGCCGCGCTGACTCAGCCCGCCGTGCCGTCGCCGGCGCCGTGGGTCCGGATCTGACACCGGGCGATGCGGCGGTACAGCGCCCGATCGAACCCGCCGGCTTCGGTCAGGTCCTCGAGCGGCAACGTCGTCGACGCGATCAGCCGCGGCGCGGCGCCGCCGGTGCCGGGCGGACGGCCCAACCAGCAGTTCAGCTCCGCCTGGACGGCCGGGCCCGCCGCCGCGAGTTCGCGCAGGAACAGCACGCCACGGGCTCCGCTTCGTGCGGCGTCGCGGAGGATCCGGTTCAGGCGATCGCCGAACGAAGTCTCCGTGTCCGCCGCATCCAGCACCCTGAAAGGGCCGTCACAGTGGGCCATCCTCAGGTAGATCAGCCGCGCGATCCACGCGGCGGTGTCCGCATCTCCCGTGATGAGCACGGGAGCGTCGGTCTGGGAGGCGTCGTCCACGTCGCTCTCGAGCCAGGGCGGAAGCCCTCGGGGGCCGCGGACGTACTTGCCG
Encoded here:
- a CDS encoding NAD(P)H-hydrate epimerase — its product is MRILNAQQMREADRRTIEEIGIPSLVLMENAGRQVVAAMEASFDELHASRVAVLCGRGSNGGDGFVVARTLNLRGIEATVFLLGDVADVRGDARTNLEILGRLGITVVEVPDAQAWELHFSEISAYDLIVDALFGTGFRGPLSGLMETVVADVNGTAIPVVAIDLPTGLSADLADVEGEAIQASMTVTLAAPKVPLVLPPAETHAGDLVIADIGIPSQVIDELEGQWLELLTREAMRVLVQPRTPDSHKGDYGRVLVVAGSLGRTGASHLAASGALRSGAGLVTVATPRSSLPIVAALGVEYMTEPLPETASGGIDAAALDAVLAMRADVIALGPGVGTDAATVQFVRGLV
- a CDS encoding aminotransferase class IV, giving the protein MITAAVNINGRVTDAHNAAISPLDHGYLFGYGVYETLRTYDKVPFLYDRHMRRLRDSAAGIYVAVPVDDAEMLRRIEDTMAAVPGLREGYIRILLTRGVGDFSYDPRMAPEPTLVLVVKNFPEPAADKFEKGIRISFVSVMRNHPSTVNPRIKSNNLLNNALAMQEAMRKGSEEALLKNHRGEIAECSQSNVFIVKDGRALTPPLDAGLLAGITREFVFEVGREAGIPVVEAAIREEHVVQADEAFITGTTRELTPVVAIDDQTIGTGKPGPITKTLLATFRKMARSTVASASPR